In Zingiber officinale cultivar Zhangliang chromosome 3B, Zo_v1.1, whole genome shotgun sequence, a single window of DNA contains:
- the LOC122056135 gene encoding protein SMAX1-like: MRAELSTIQQMLTPEAASVLARSIVEAVQRKHGRITPLHVAAVLLAAPSGILRRSCLSSHPDSASHPLRCRALELCFSVALDRLPSDGGRDAAQPPMSNALKAALKRAQANQRRGCPEQPQQPAAPLLAVKVELDQLVVSILDDPQVSRVMREAGFSSTVVKAVVEQSLSSSSSNSSSTSSTITAAVLSTTTSPVSPVPPSPAHLYVNPRLFNGSGAAATASGEQPRTEEVKRVMSTLSRSKKRNPVLVSDIDPEAVIQDVIQKIESGAAPPPLHTAKVVSFGKDFSAAMASGVKSWIAAKIRELGSILESQLIGGHHGVVVDIGDLKWLVDSSVRPPTMTSSKINAQQTVSETAHTAVAEMATLLQSFRDRGRQIWLLGTATWTTYLRCQVYHPTMEDDWDLQAVQMAPSFQNFPRTCKQFPVTINSATNTGMCALCTEGYRHDITKGSHQPAPKVDENRALPPWLQLAKRCNESGTTDHVQHKETLLKKWQHICSRLHSKASPPSPLLLCSGNSPATSLVEISVKTDLVLGNSATCNPNEPKKVEFLNQKKTNFAGVSDIDAFKRLYKGLLDKVSWQPEVASAMAATVLRLKSESRRRGHSWLLYLGPDKIGKRKMATALSELVFGTPPVVVKLGGDAEEEGECTVSSCRGRTLMDRVVEAIRKNPFAVVLVEEFDRTNDVLVRGSIKRAMEQGRMVDSHGREISLGSAIFIVTSSWLPEELKRSHESLIECEKKILRAAARGRWLELSAEKTTSKRCVDWLRHGAPPTKLRRPLSLDLNLAMGMAEEADPGEGSSDVTVERDVSKERLDVKQLTSSVAAEMAELADGAVVFEPVDFSPMRRRAAEAISSIYAAVMGDNWSIRVDEEAADRVVGCAWIAGEKLDEWSERVLTPRFKELKGRLKTAEGAVAVRLSVMEGSEAAKASSSRSERDWTPAVSVAVEGA, from the exons ATGAGGGCGGAGCTGAGCACAATCCAGCAGATGCTAACGCCGGAGGCGGCGAGCGTGCTTGCTCGCTCCATCGTGGAGGCGGTGCAGAGGAAGCACGGGCGGATCACGCCCCTCCACGTAGCTGCCGTTCTTCTGGCCGCGCCCTCCGGCATCCTCAGGCGGTCCTGCTTGAGCTCTCACCCCGACTCCGCCTCCCACCCGCTCCGTTGCCGCGCTCTCGAGCTCTGCTTCTCCGTCGCGCTGGATCGCCTGCCCTCTGACGGCGGCCGGGACGCCGCCCAGCCGCCGATGTCGAACGCGCTGAAGGCGGCGCTCAAGCGCGCGCAGGCCAACCAGCGTCGCGGGTGCCCCGAGCAGCCGCAACAACCGGCCGCGCCGCTGCTGGCTGTCAAGGTCGAGCTCGACCAGCTCGTCGTCTCCATCCTCGATGACCCTCAGGTCAGCCGCGTCATGCGGGAGGCCGGCTTCTCCTCAACCGTCGTCAAGGCCGTCGTCGAGCAATCACTATCCTCCTCTTCCTCCAACTCCTCCTCCACCTCATCTACTATCACCGCCGCAGTGCTTTCCACCACCACTTCCCCTGTTTCTCCTGTTCCGCCTTCCCCTGCCCACCTCTATGTGAACCCCCGCCTCTTCAATGGAAGCGGCGCAGCTGCCACAGCCAGCGGCGAGCAACCGCGAACGGAGGAGGTCAAAAGGGTCATGAGCACACTATCACGATCCAAGAAACGAAATCCAGTTCTCGTCAGCGATATCGATCCGGAGGCCGTTATCCAGGACGTGATCCAAAAAATCGAGTCCGGCGCCGCCCCGCCGCCGCTCCACACCGCCAAAGTTGTCTCTTTTGGCAAAGATTTCTCCGCTGCCATGGCCTCCGGCGTCAAATCCTGGATCGCCGCAAAGATACGAGAGTTAGGCAGCATCCTTGAGTCTCAACTCATCGGTGGACACCACGGCGTGGTGGTCGATATCGGAGACCTCAAGTGGCTGGTGGACAGCTCCGTTCGGCCCCCGACGATGACTTCATCGAAGATCAACGCACAGCAGACCGTCTCCGAAACTGCCCACACCGCAGTGGCGGAGATGGCGACACTTCTCCAATCGTTCCGCGACCGCGGCCGGCAGATTTGGCTACTTGGCACGGCGACGTGGACGACGTACCTCCGGTGTCAAGTCTACCACCCGACGATGGAGGACGACTGGGATCTGCAGGCGGTGCAAATGGCTCCAAGCTTCCAAAATTTTCCAAG GACTTGTAAGCAATTTCCAGTGACTATAAACTCTGCAACAAACACAGGGATGTGCGCACTTTGCACCGAGGGCTACAGGCACGACATTACCAAGGGAAGCCACCAACCTGCTCCAAAGGTAGACGAGAACAGAGCATTGCCGCCATGGCTGCAGCTGGCCAAGCGCTGCAATGAATCCGGCACAACCGATCATGTTCAGCACAAGGAAACGCTGCTGAAGAAATGGCAACACATTTGCTCTCGGCTTCACTCCAAAGCCTCTCCTCCTTCTCCGTTGCTTCTCTGTTCAGGAAACTCACCGGCTACATCACTTGTTGAGATATCAGTGAAGACTGATCTTGTACTTGGCAATTCTGCAACCTGCAATCCGAACGAGCCCAAGAAAGTAGAGTTCTTGAACCAGAAGAAGACTAATTTCGCCGGCGTTTCTGATATCGACGCCTTCAAGAGGTTGTACAAGGGGCTCCTGGACAAGGTCAGCTGGCAGCCGGAAGTGGCCTCCGCCATGGCCGCTACCGTGCTAAGACTCAAGTCCGAAAGCAGGAGGAGAGGCCATTCCTGGCTTCTCTATCTGGGGCCTGACAAGATTGGCAAGCGCAAGATGGCCACGGCGTTATCGGAGCTGGTATTCGGCACTCCTCCAGTCGTCGTCAAGCTCGGCGGCGATGCTGAGGAGGAAGGAGAGTGCACCGTGAGCTCCTGCCGTGGGCGGACGTTGATGGATCGAGTAGTGGAGGCGATCCGGAAGAACCCGTTCGCGGTGGTGCTCGTTGAGGAATTTGACCGAACAAATGATGTGCTGGTAAGGGGAAGCATAAAGAGGGCGATGGAACAGGGGAGGATGGTGGATTCGCATGGACGAGAGATCAGCTTGGGAAGTGCGATCTTCATCGTGACTTCGAGTTGGCTTCCGGAAGAGCTCAAGAGATCTCACGAGTCTTTGATTGAATGCGAGAAGAAGATCCTCCGAGCGGCAGCGCGGGGGCGGTGGCTCGAGCTCTCGGCGGAGAAAACCACTTCGAAACGATGCGTCGATTGGCTCCGGCACGGTGCTCCGCCAACGAAGCTACGACGGCCGCTTTCGCTGGACCTGAATCTGGCCATGGGGATGGCGGAGGAGGCCGATCCCGGTGAGGGGTCGAGCGACGTGACTGTGGAGCGTGATGTCAGCAAGGAGCGGCTCGACGTCAAGCAATTGACCTCGTCCGTGGCTGCAGAGATGGCCGAGCTGGCGGATGGCGCGGTGGTGTTCGAGCCGGTGGACTTCTCGCCGATGCGGCGTCGAGCGGCGGAGGCGATATCGAGCATCTATGCGGCCGTGATGGGGGATAATTGGTCAATAAGGGTCGACGAGGAGGCCGCCGACCGGGTCGTCGGCTGCGCGTGGATCGCCGGCGAGAAGCTCGACGAATGGTCTGAGAGAGTACTAACTCCTCGCTTTAAGGAATTAAAGGGCAGATTGAAGACGGCTGAGGGAGCGGTGGCTGTCCGGCTATCGGTAATGGAAGGCAGCGAGGCGGCGAAGGCGAGCAGCAGCCGCAGCGAACGGGATTGGACGCCGGCGGTGAGCGTTGCGGTCGAAGGGGCGTAG